The Corallococcus exiguus genome includes a window with the following:
- a CDS encoding VWA domain-containing protein, with amino-acid sequence MTFTLPQAWLLLLPLGLFLWRYGRRPGPPMVLRWALLVLGVGALSGPELRLANAGSDVAVVVDRSRSMPLDVDRVAEELISLVESQRRPGDRVGVITFGRESRVESSLSERSRFGGFTRPVDAEASDLSAALDAAGALIPPERTGRVLVVSDGRATGADARGATRRLAARGIAVDYRQVSRPEPALDVAVVSLDVPATVSVREPFQFSAVVQATSAVTGTVRLERDGKVLVKGPYDFKPGPNLLPLRDLLEEPGLVHYRLTVEVPGDGVPENDVGVGVLRVEGPPRVLLLTAQPSGTLAKALTATGMTVEVKAPFHLSLEALDGVGVVVLENVDANALGETGLNSLANYVDQAGGGLVMTGGRSSFGEGGYRRSPVEPLLPVSLEMREEQRRASVAMSVLMDSSCSMGMQVPDGRTKMELAAEGVTAALTLLNGNDEASVHMVDTEPHEIFPLSPVSKGLPFDQVARGFSGGGGIYVGTALRAGSKEILRSDKPTRHVVLFSDAADSEEPGDYRETLASLRAANVTVSVIGLGKPTDPDADLLREVARRGAGRIYFAEDAMSLPRIFSQETLAVARATFVDEPASLEAAPDLPLLGPLPTTGLPQVGGYNLTYLKPRANVALRTLDTNAAPVLALWPHGAGRTVALTAEVDGKYTGELREWGALRATLEAVVRWSMGRPTPKEEAVVRSERQGNVLRVTLDLPPGEPMPGALPTAVLLAGDGRSGVEKPLHWEDEDRLVVEYPLTGSGTWHPVVKWGGRVLRAPPVALPYAPEFEPGSAKEGLKLLRALAAVGGGQERLSMTGLFAEAPESEGRVALAPWLVAFALAAMLAEIAVRRFLSAPRVRAARERPVKEVSAREPTAAPRTDVKPSATTPNPVQEEPAEQKPEPPKPPTGVDSALEAARARARRRTGR; translated from the coding sequence ATGACCTTCACCCTTCCCCAGGCGTGGCTGCTGCTGTTGCCGCTGGGCCTCTTCCTGTGGCGCTACGGCCGGAGGCCCGGCCCGCCCATGGTGCTGCGGTGGGCGCTGCTGGTGCTCGGCGTGGGTGCGCTGTCCGGGCCGGAGCTGCGGCTGGCGAACGCGGGCAGCGACGTGGCCGTGGTGGTGGACCGTTCACGCTCCATGCCGCTGGACGTGGACCGCGTGGCGGAGGAACTCATCTCGCTGGTGGAGTCCCAGCGCCGGCCGGGCGACCGCGTGGGCGTCATCACCTTCGGCCGCGAGTCCCGGGTGGAGTCCTCGCTGTCGGAGCGGAGCCGGTTCGGCGGCTTCACGCGGCCGGTGGACGCGGAGGCGTCGGACCTGTCGGCCGCGCTGGACGCGGCGGGCGCGCTCATTCCCCCCGAGCGCACGGGCCGGGTGCTGGTGGTCTCCGACGGCCGGGCCACGGGCGCGGATGCCCGGGGTGCGACGCGGCGGTTGGCTGCGCGAGGCATCGCGGTGGACTACCGGCAGGTGTCCCGGCCGGAGCCCGCGCTGGACGTGGCCGTGGTGTCGCTGGACGTGCCCGCCACGGTCTCCGTGCGCGAGCCCTTCCAGTTCTCCGCCGTGGTGCAGGCGACGTCGGCCGTTACCGGCACCGTGCGCCTGGAGCGCGACGGGAAGGTGCTGGTGAAGGGGCCGTACGACTTCAAGCCCGGGCCCAACCTGCTGCCCCTGCGCGACCTGCTGGAGGAGCCGGGGCTCGTGCACTACCGGCTCACGGTGGAGGTGCCCGGAGACGGCGTCCCGGAGAACGACGTGGGCGTGGGCGTGCTGCGCGTGGAGGGGCCGCCGCGCGTGTTGCTGCTCACCGCGCAGCCCTCGGGCACGCTGGCGAAGGCGCTGACGGCGACGGGCATGACCGTGGAAGTGAAGGCGCCGTTCCACCTGTCGCTGGAGGCGCTCGACGGGGTGGGCGTGGTGGTGCTGGAGAACGTGGACGCCAATGCGCTGGGCGAGACGGGGTTGAACTCGCTGGCGAACTACGTGGACCAGGCGGGCGGCGGGCTGGTGATGACGGGAGGACGGTCGAGCTTTGGCGAGGGCGGCTACCGGCGCTCGCCCGTGGAGCCACTGCTGCCCGTGTCATTGGAGATGCGCGAGGAGCAGCGGCGCGCGTCGGTGGCGATGAGCGTGCTCATGGATTCGAGTTGCTCCATGGGCATGCAGGTGCCGGATGGGCGCACGAAGATGGAGTTGGCCGCGGAGGGCGTCACGGCGGCGCTCACGTTGCTCAACGGGAACGACGAAGCCTCCGTGCACATGGTGGACACGGAGCCGCATGAAATCTTCCCCTTGAGTCCGGTGAGCAAGGGACTGCCCTTCGACCAGGTGGCGCGAGGCTTCAGCGGCGGTGGCGGCATCTACGTGGGCACGGCCCTGCGCGCGGGCAGCAAGGAGATCCTCCGCAGTGACAAGCCCACGCGGCACGTGGTGCTGTTCTCCGACGCGGCGGACTCCGAGGAGCCGGGCGACTACCGGGAGACGCTGGCGTCGCTGCGAGCGGCCAACGTGACGGTGTCGGTCATCGGCCTGGGCAAGCCCACGGATCCGGACGCGGATCTGCTGCGCGAGGTGGCCCGGCGCGGCGCCGGACGCATCTATTTCGCGGAGGACGCCATGAGCCTGCCGCGCATCTTCAGCCAGGAGACGCTCGCGGTGGCGAGGGCCACGTTCGTGGACGAGCCCGCGTCGCTGGAGGCCGCGCCGGACCTGCCGCTGCTGGGGCCGCTGCCGACGACGGGTCTGCCGCAGGTGGGCGGTTACAACCTCACCTATCTGAAGCCTCGGGCGAACGTGGCGCTGCGCACGTTGGACACGAACGCCGCGCCGGTGCTGGCGCTGTGGCCGCACGGAGCGGGCCGCACGGTGGCGCTCACGGCGGAGGTGGACGGCAAGTACACGGGTGAGTTGCGCGAGTGGGGCGCACTGCGGGCGACGTTGGAGGCGGTGGTGCGCTGGTCGATGGGGCGGCCGACGCCGAAGGAAGAGGCGGTGGTGCGCTCGGAGCGCCAGGGCAACGTGCTGCGCGTGACGTTGGACCTGCCGCCGGGTGAGCCGATGCCGGGCGCGCTGCCCACGGCGGTGTTGCTGGCGGGCGATGGGCGCTCTGGAGTGGAGAAGCCGCTGCACTGGGAGGACGAGGACCGGCTGGTGGTCGAGTACCCGCTGACTGGCAGCGGCACCTGGCACCCGGTGGTGAAGTGGGGCGGGCGCGTGTTGAGGGCGCCACCGGTGGCGCTGCCATACGCGCCGGAGTTCGAGCCGGGCAGCGCGAAGGAGGGCCTCAAGCTCCTGCGGGCATTGGCGGCGGTGGGCGGAGGCCAGGAGCGACTGTCGATGACGGGCCTGTTCGCGGAGGCGCCGGAGTCGGAAGGCCGCGTGGCGCTGGCGCCCTGGCTGGTCGCGTTCGCGCTGGCAGCGATGCTGGCGGAGATCGCGGTGCGCAGGTTCCTCTCCGCGCCGCGAGTGCGTGCCGCACGGGAAAGGCCCGTGAAGGAAGTCAGCGCACGAGAGCCGACGGCGGCCCCACGCACGGACGTGAAGCCCTCCGCGACGACGCCCAATCCTGTTCAGGAGGAACCCGCCGAGCAGAAGCCGGAGCCTCCGAAACCGCCCACTGGAGTGGACTCCGCACTGGAGGCCGCACGAGCGCGGGCACGGCGTCGCACGGGGCGCTGA
- a CDS encoding vWA domain-containing protein encodes MSFGLPWGLLALGALVPLVAAYFLRRRQKPVVVSALFLWRTPRPRAEGGPRWERFTREASLLLEALAVLAAALYLADVRLGENARRRHLVLVVDGSLSMSARTPDGKTVLEHVRTEAAKRVESERATHVTVLASGVAPLVLAGPEADASRALGALESFQARGPDHDVTASLLWAQELAGPGKHVHFFTDAPPSEDTTVPPSVRWTALGHSQGNVAVVSAQRRDEGGRATVTLRVARFGAGPSEIEARVRAAPGPGAREGTERTERIALPQEGAATVRLTFREAGDVEVSLPDDALPEDGHVRLPPSPVMPVAVGLTEGLSPASKQALERFLAVSPDVARGTPVPGAPVLSVGPARAEARVTLGAEGALRTFVGPFFTEKGSTLMDDVQLAGVRWTAGANPPGRPLMTAGEAVLVSEEEGGRLHLNVDLARSNLQRTTAWPVLLGNVVRDARRLREGFPRRQLNLGESLAVVTEAGARYALKGPSGRKPVFGAGALSLPAPTSPGRYVLEREGREVDSLEVLALDARESDLRGRGNVDVAAKEAGEDSEGNSGHERARWPLVVLLAALLADFYVTRKA; translated from the coding sequence GTGAGCTTCGGACTTCCCTGGGGACTGCTGGCGTTGGGCGCGCTGGTGCCGCTGGTCGCGGCGTACTTCCTGCGCCGCCGGCAGAAGCCGGTGGTGGTGAGCGCGTTGTTCCTGTGGCGCACGCCGCGTCCTCGCGCGGAGGGCGGGCCCCGGTGGGAGCGCTTCACGCGTGAGGCGTCGCTGCTGCTGGAGGCGCTCGCCGTGCTGGCCGCCGCGCTGTACCTGGCGGACGTGCGGCTGGGGGAGAACGCTCGACGCCGTCACCTGGTGCTTGTCGTGGACGGCAGCCTGTCCATGTCCGCGCGGACTCCGGATGGCAAGACGGTGCTGGAGCACGTGCGCACGGAAGCCGCGAAGCGCGTGGAGTCGGAACGCGCGACGCACGTCACGGTGCTCGCGAGCGGCGTGGCGCCCCTGGTCCTCGCTGGACCGGAAGCCGATGCGTCGCGGGCCCTGGGTGCGCTGGAGTCCTTCCAGGCGCGCGGTCCGGACCATGACGTCACGGCTTCGCTCCTGTGGGCGCAGGAGCTGGCCGGCCCGGGCAAGCACGTGCACTTCTTCACCGACGCGCCGCCCTCCGAGGACACGACCGTGCCGCCCTCCGTGCGCTGGACGGCGCTGGGCCATTCCCAGGGCAATGTGGCGGTGGTCTCCGCGCAGCGGCGCGACGAGGGCGGCCGGGCCACGGTGACGCTGCGGGTCGCTCGCTTCGGGGCGGGGCCTTCGGAGATTGAAGCACGCGTGCGCGCGGCACCTGGACCGGGCGCGCGTGAAGGCACTGAACGCACGGAGCGCATCGCGTTACCGCAAGAAGGCGCCGCGACGGTGCGCCTCACGTTCCGCGAGGCCGGCGACGTGGAGGTGTCCCTGCCGGACGACGCGCTGCCCGAGGACGGACACGTGCGCCTGCCCCCGTCCCCCGTGATGCCGGTGGCCGTGGGACTGACGGAGGGCCTGTCGCCCGCGTCGAAGCAGGCGCTGGAGCGCTTCCTGGCCGTGTCTCCCGATGTGGCGCGCGGCACTCCTGTTCCCGGCGCGCCGGTGCTGTCCGTTGGCCCCGCGCGCGCGGAGGCCCGCGTGACGCTGGGCGCGGAGGGAGCGCTGCGCACCTTCGTGGGGCCGTTCTTCACGGAGAAGGGCAGCACGCTGATGGACGACGTGCAGCTCGCGGGCGTGCGGTGGACGGCGGGCGCGAACCCTCCGGGCCGTCCGTTGATGACCGCGGGCGAAGCCGTGCTCGTGTCGGAAGAGGAGGGCGGGCGGCTGCACCTCAACGTGGACCTGGCGCGCTCCAACCTCCAGCGGACCACCGCCTGGCCCGTGTTGCTGGGCAACGTGGTGCGTGATGCGCGGCGGCTTCGCGAGGGCTTCCCCCGGCGTCAGCTCAACCTGGGCGAGTCGCTCGCCGTGGTGACGGAGGCCGGTGCACGTTACGCGCTGAAGGGACCTTCGGGCCGCAAGCCCGTGTTCGGCGCGGGCGCGCTGAGCCTGCCCGCGCCCACCAGCCCCGGCCGCTATGTGCTGGAGCGCGAGGGCCGTGAAGTGGACTCGCTGGAGGTGCTGGCGCTGGACGCTCGGGAGTCGGACCTGCGCGGCCGGGGCAACGTGGACGTGGCCGCGAAGGAAGCGGGCGAGGACTCGGAAGGGAACAGCGGCCATGAGCGCGCCCGCTGGCCCCTGGTGGTGCTGCTGGCCGCGCTGCTGGCGGACTTCTACGTCACGAGGAAGGCATGA
- a CDS encoding DUF58 domain-containing protein produces the protein MLDEAEVARLAPGLSLALPRLPQRGRVGEVRATSAGSAMELHDFRAYQPGDDLRQLDWNAVARTGELVLRVRQDEVSPRVEVLLDGSRSMGLSPRKAAGAREVALLTVEVGGRQGLTPTLLWGGARSERVQGPACRAALRGAEFEARDDLASALGRLPPLRPCGLRVVVSDFLFETDLEALCARLSRGASALFLVQVLDAEDLEPTGGEGARLVDAESGVALEELLTDGVLAAYARRFAEHQRALRSAAVRARGTLLTVNAAEGLRAQVAGPLRALFVAGGGA, from the coding sequence ATGTTGGATGAGGCGGAGGTGGCGCGCCTGGCGCCAGGGCTGAGCCTGGCGCTGCCGCGCCTGCCGCAACGGGGACGGGTGGGCGAGGTGCGCGCCACGTCCGCGGGCAGCGCGATGGAGCTGCACGACTTCCGCGCGTACCAGCCGGGGGATGACCTGCGGCAGCTGGACTGGAACGCGGTGGCGCGCACGGGGGAGCTGGTGCTGCGCGTGCGCCAGGACGAGGTGTCGCCGCGCGTGGAGGTGCTGCTGGACGGTTCGCGCAGCATGGGGCTGTCGCCGCGCAAGGCGGCGGGGGCGCGGGAGGTGGCGCTGCTGACGGTGGAGGTGGGCGGGCGGCAGGGGCTGACGCCGACGCTGCTGTGGGGCGGGGCGCGGTCGGAGCGGGTTCAGGGACCGGCGTGCCGCGCGGCGCTGCGAGGGGCGGAGTTCGAGGCGCGGGATGACCTGGCGTCGGCGCTGGGGCGGCTGCCGCCATTGCGGCCGTGCGGGTTGCGGGTGGTGGTGAGCGATTTCCTCTTCGAGACGGACCTGGAGGCGCTGTGCGCCCGGCTGTCGCGAGGAGCGTCGGCGTTGTTCCTGGTGCAGGTGCTGGACGCGGAGGACCTGGAGCCTACGGGCGGTGAGGGCGCGCGGCTGGTGGACGCGGAGAGTGGCGTGGCGCTGGAGGAGTTGCTGACGGACGGCGTGCTGGCCGCCTACGCCCGCCGCTTCGCGGAGCATCAGCGTGCGCTGCGAAGCGCGGCGGTGCGGGCGCGGGGAACGCTGCTCACCGTGAACGCGGCGGAGGGGTTGCGCGCGCAGGTGGCGGGGCCGTTGCGCGCGTTGTTCGTCGCGGGAGGCGGGGCGTGA
- a CDS encoding ABC transporter permease → MSTQASPASGAAESAPSPGVPAAVSDRWEKWGDRLNPLVVKEVRQGLRTRVFWVSFGLLLAACLVLSLIAFANTHDSTYTREGRSYFFSFFVCLALVHFGLIPFNAYRSLAREREDETWSLLLLTGLGPRRILRGKVASFLVQAVLYASAVGPFLLFSYFLNGIDLPTILMVLMLGGAWMVFLTLVSVCAATVADSRMGRAAVRFALVAVLVVTFFQALTFTFVVTNERGSGFSFDRNFFLGLGAAFWLLVSDGWLVFETAVARLSLVTENYTRHPRRALVVQVFLTFVGMTAVWWLMDRDDDIPGVMGILGGLHLIFATLFMATDVDGQSRPLRAGTRAWTLFRPGALRGFRLSVLLLVGWAVGCGVLLWLSDGSTSSLRMGMSQAALALYGVLYLSVALLLGRMPRSGRFASPVSVRLLYVLVGILGAGVPPLLAVFLNLAGRDELLNLLNPILGTLNFGKYDYSDPSGLKMPPELLLCVALVAVLAAFAADRVLADRERRAHQQ, encoded by the coding sequence GTGAGCACGCAAGCAAGTCCCGCGTCGGGCGCGGCCGAGTCCGCCCCCTCGCCGGGTGTTCCCGCCGCGGTGTCCGACCGTTGGGAGAAGTGGGGCGACCGGCTCAACCCGCTGGTGGTGAAGGAGGTGCGGCAGGGGCTGCGCACGCGCGTCTTCTGGGTGAGCTTCGGGCTGCTGCTCGCGGCGTGCCTGGTGCTGTCGCTCATCGCGTTCGCGAACACGCACGACAGCACGTACACGCGCGAGGGGCGGTCGTACTTCTTCTCCTTCTTCGTGTGCCTGGCGCTGGTGCACTTCGGCCTCATCCCCTTCAACGCGTACCGCTCCCTGGCGCGCGAGCGCGAGGACGAGACGTGGTCGCTGCTCCTGCTCACGGGGCTGGGACCCCGGCGCATCCTGCGCGGCAAGGTGGCGTCCTTCCTGGTGCAGGCGGTGCTGTACGCGTCGGCGGTGGGGCCGTTCCTGCTGTTCAGCTACTTCCTCAACGGCATCGACCTGCCCACCATCCTGATGGTGCTGATGTTGGGCGGGGCGTGGATGGTGTTCCTCACGCTCGTGTCGGTGTGCGCGGCGACGGTGGCGGACAGCCGGATGGGGCGGGCCGCGGTGCGGTTCGCGCTGGTGGCCGTGCTGGTGGTGACGTTCTTCCAGGCGCTGACGTTCACCTTCGTGGTGACGAACGAGCGTGGCAGCGGGTTCTCGTTCGACAGGAACTTCTTCCTGGGGCTGGGCGCGGCGTTCTGGCTCCTCGTGTCGGACGGGTGGCTGGTGTTCGAGACGGCGGTGGCGCGGCTGTCGCTCGTGACGGAGAACTACACGCGCCATCCCCGGCGGGCGTTGGTGGTGCAGGTGTTCCTGACGTTCGTGGGGATGACGGCGGTGTGGTGGCTCATGGACCGGGATGACGACATCCCCGGGGTGATGGGCATCCTCGGAGGGCTGCACCTCATCTTCGCCACCCTCTTCATGGCGACGGATGTGGACGGGCAGTCGCGGCCGCTGCGCGCGGGCACTCGGGCGTGGACGCTGTTCAGGCCTGGGGCGCTGCGCGGCTTCCGGCTGTCGGTGCTGCTGCTCGTGGGGTGGGCGGTGGGGTGCGGGGTGTTGCTGTGGCTGTCGGATGGCTCGACGAGCAGCCTGCGGATGGGGATGTCGCAGGCGGCGCTGGCGCTCTACGGGGTGCTGTACCTGTCGGTGGCGCTGCTGTTGGGGCGGATGCCGCGCTCGGGGCGGTTCGCGTCGCCGGTGTCGGTGCGGTTGCTCTACGTCCTGGTGGGAATCCTGGGGGCCGGCGTGCCGCCGTTGCTGGCGGTGTTCCTGAACCTGGCGGGGCGCGATGAGTTGCTCAACCTGCTCAACCCGATCCTGGGGACGCTGAACTTCGGCAAGTACGACTACAGCGACCCGAGCGGTCTCAAGATGCCGCCGGAGCTGCTCCTGTGCGTGGCGCTGGTGGCGGTCCTGGCGGCGTTCGCCGCGGATCGGGTGCTCGCTGACCGCGAGCGGCGGGCCCACCAGCAGTGA
- a CDS encoding ABC transporter ATP-binding protein: protein MSLLEVKGLRRDYGALRAVDDVSFTLEAGGILGFIGPNGAGKSTTLRILATLDVPTAGTVLLDGTSLVDAPDRARPLLGYMPDRYGTYDDVTVREFLDFFARAYGLKGAQRKQRVDSVMEFTGLGPLSHKLTTELSKGMRQRVALGRTLLHDPRLLLLDEPADGLDPRARIELRELLRALADQGKAVIISSHILTELAEICDSCVIIEQGRLLAQGKVEDLLRQSAGPSRVLELTVRLAAQGDEAEALWSRTERTLLEQPRVKDVAREGGALRVRLELEADAGPAQTEAAAAALLAALVSQGLPVCAFSPRERNLEDAFMTVTKGRVA, encoded by the coding sequence ATGAGCCTGCTGGAGGTGAAGGGGCTGCGGCGCGACTACGGCGCGCTGCGCGCGGTGGACGACGTGTCGTTCACGCTGGAGGCTGGCGGCATCCTGGGCTTCATCGGGCCCAACGGCGCGGGCAAGAGCACCACGCTGCGCATCCTGGCCACGCTGGACGTGCCCACCGCGGGCACGGTGCTGCTGGACGGCACGTCACTGGTGGACGCGCCGGACCGGGCCCGGCCGCTGCTGGGCTACATGCCGGACCGCTACGGCACCTACGACGACGTCACCGTGAGGGAGTTCCTGGACTTCTTCGCACGCGCGTACGGACTGAAGGGCGCGCAGCGCAAGCAGCGGGTGGACTCGGTGATGGAGTTCACGGGGCTGGGGCCGCTCTCGCACAAGCTCACCACGGAGCTGTCCAAGGGCATGCGCCAGCGCGTGGCCCTGGGGCGCACGCTGCTCCATGACCCTCGGCTGCTGCTGCTGGACGAGCCTGCGGACGGGTTGGATCCGCGTGCGCGCATCGAGCTGCGGGAACTGCTGCGCGCGCTGGCGGATCAGGGCAAGGCGGTCATCATCTCCAGCCACATCCTCACGGAGCTGGCGGAGATCTGCGACAGCTGCGTCATCATCGAGCAGGGGCGCCTGCTGGCCCAGGGCAAGGTGGAGGACCTGCTGCGCCAGAGCGCGGGCCCGTCCCGAGTGCTGGAGTTGACGGTGCGGCTGGCGGCGCAGGGCGACGAGGCCGAGGCGCTGTGGTCTCGCACGGAGCGCACGCTGCTGGAGCAGCCGCGCGTGAAGGACGTGGCTCGCGAGGGCGGCGCGCTGCGCGTGCGGCTGGAGCTGGAGGCGGACGCGGGGCCGGCGCAGACGGAAGCGGCCGCGGCGGCGCTGCTCGCGGCGCTGGTGTCGCAGGGGTTGCCGGTGTGCGCGTTCAGCCCGCGCGAGCGCAATCTCGAGGACGCGTTCATGACGGTGACGAAGGGGAGGGTGGCGTGA
- a CDS encoding AAA family ATPase has translation MAAELLSPAEAQGAADVASRLKSGLNQVMLDQETVVEQVVTAVLARGHVLLEGLPGLGKTELCKALARLLALPFRRIQFTPDLLPGDITGTYVLEGESRRDFVFREGPLFASLVLADEINRSSPKTQSALLEAMQERSVTVLGQTRPLPDPFFVLATQNPIELEGTYPLPEAQLDRFLFRILVPPVGAKTLRTLLTTRVRGAPPAQEPVLDAEGLSRLFAAVDRVHLPGPVADFIGRLVEASDPRQPSAPEPVRRFVRFGASPRAALALAAAGRARALLEGRPNVGFDDVVAAAPAALNHRLVLAYEASLEKVTAPDVVRELLKATPEVPRG, from the coding sequence GTGGCAGCGGAGCTTCTGAGTCCCGCCGAAGCGCAGGGCGCGGCGGACGTGGCGTCCCGGCTCAAGTCCGGGCTCAACCAGGTGATGCTCGACCAGGAGACGGTCGTCGAGCAGGTCGTGACAGCGGTGCTCGCCCGGGGCCACGTGCTCCTGGAGGGCCTGCCCGGCCTGGGCAAGACGGAGCTGTGCAAGGCCCTGGCGCGGCTGCTGGCGCTGCCCTTCCGCCGCATCCAGTTCACTCCCGACCTGCTGCCCGGCGACATCACCGGCACCTACGTGCTGGAGGGCGAATCGCGCCGCGACTTCGTCTTCCGCGAGGGCCCCCTCTTCGCGAGCCTCGTGCTCGCGGACGAAATCAACCGCTCCAGCCCCAAGACGCAGTCCGCGTTGCTGGAGGCCATGCAGGAGCGGTCGGTGACGGTGCTGGGCCAGACGCGGCCCCTGCCCGACCCCTTCTTCGTGCTCGCCACGCAGAACCCCATCGAGCTCGAAGGCACGTACCCGCTGCCCGAAGCGCAGCTGGACCGCTTCCTCTTCCGCATCCTCGTGCCGCCCGTGGGCGCCAAGACGCTGCGCACGCTGCTCACCACGCGCGTGCGCGGCGCGCCTCCCGCGCAGGAGCCGGTGCTGGACGCCGAAGGCCTGTCGCGCCTGTTCGCCGCCGTGGACCGCGTGCACCTGCCCGGCCCGGTGGCGGACTTCATCGGCCGGCTGGTGGAGGCGTCCGACCCACGCCAGCCCTCCGCTCCGGAACCCGTGCGCCGCTTCGTGCGCTTCGGCGCGAGCCCTCGCGCGGCGCTGGCCCTGGCCGCCGCGGGCCGTGCTCGCGCGCTGCTCGAAGGCCGGCCCAACGTGGGCTTCGACGACGTGGTGGCCGCCGCGCCCGCCGCCCTCAACCACCGCCTGGTGTTGGCCTACGAGGCGTCGCTGGAGAAGGTGACCGCGCCGGACGTGGTGCGCGAGCTGCTCAAGGCCACGCCCGAGGTGCCCCGTGGCTAG